One region of Permianibacter fluminis genomic DNA includes:
- a CDS encoding TolC family outer membrane protein, with product MFKRTLSQTLTPVAATVALLISSAGHAENLIDVYRAALQNDPQFLASEARANAAKEGVTIARSVLLPQISGTVSKSKIDSRTESSPISPNDDDSDTNRDVVSLRLDQQLYHHDSWVGLSQAEKRSTQAELAFKAELQGLVVRSAEAYFNVLSAQDGVQLAQSELESIGKQLEQTKQRFNVGLIAITDVHEAQARYDQAQANMISAQNTLDNANESLRQITSAYYASINRLKTDLPLTSPDPASADDWVKVAQESNLSLKAQRLAAEVAHDEVKRQRAGHYPTLDLSASYTDTDSDGDRTALLTDTTSPFDNSNETKSIGVTLSVPIFSGFRTSASTDQASANYVVAAQDMEKQHRQTVRDARSAYLGLQAAISSVKALTQAEISAQSALEATQAGFEVGTRTIVDVLQATSNLYQAKRNLWRARYDYALNVLRLKAAAGTLVEDDLVKVNSWLE from the coding sequence ATGTTCAAGCGCACGCTTAGCCAAACCCTGACCCCGGTCGCTGCCACCGTGGCACTGCTGATCAGCAGTGCCGGTCATGCCGAAAACCTGATTGATGTCTATCGCGCTGCGCTGCAGAACGACCCTCAGTTTTTGGCCTCAGAAGCACGGGCCAATGCCGCCAAAGAAGGCGTGACGATTGCCCGCTCGGTGCTATTGCCACAAATCAGCGGCACGGTATCGAAGAGCAAAATCGACAGCCGCACAGAAAGCTCGCCCATTTCGCCGAACGACGATGACAGCGACACCAATCGTGACGTCGTCAGCCTGCGGCTGGATCAGCAGCTCTATCACCACGACAGTTGGGTTGGCTTGTCACAAGCGGAGAAACGCTCCACGCAAGCAGAATTGGCCTTCAAAGCGGAGCTGCAGGGACTGGTCGTCCGCTCGGCAGAAGCCTACTTCAATGTGCTGTCAGCACAAGACGGCGTTCAGCTGGCCCAATCCGAGCTGGAGTCGATCGGCAAGCAACTGGAGCAGACCAAACAGCGGTTCAATGTCGGCCTGATTGCCATTACCGACGTCCATGAAGCCCAGGCCCGCTACGATCAAGCGCAAGCCAATATGATCTCAGCGCAGAATACGCTCGACAACGCCAATGAGTCGCTGCGTCAGATCACCAGCGCCTACTACGCATCCATCAATCGTTTGAAGACAGATTTGCCGTTGACCTCACCGGATCCGGCCAGCGCTGACGACTGGGTCAAGGTTGCCCAGGAAAGCAACCTGAGCCTGAAGGCCCAGCGGCTCGCCGCTGAAGTCGCCCACGACGAAGTCAAACGGCAGCGGGCAGGTCATTACCCGACCCTAGATTTGTCTGCGTCGTACACCGATACCGATAGCGATGGCGACAGAACCGCGCTGCTGACCGACACCACCAGCCCGTTCGACAATTCGAACGAAACCAAGTCCATCGGAGTGACCTTGTCGGTGCCGATTTTTTCCGGCTTCCGCACCAGCGCCTCGACCGATCAGGCGTCAGCCAATTATGTCGTGGCCGCGCAGGACATGGAAAAGCAGCATCGCCAGACCGTGCGTGATGCCCGCAGTGCCTACCTCGGCCTGCAAGCGGCAATCAGTTCGGTGAAAGCGCTGACTCAAGCGGAAATTTCCGCACAGAGCGCGCTGGAAGCCACGCAGGCTGGTTTCGAAGTCGGCACCCGCACCATTGTCGATGTGCTGCAAGCCACTTCAAACCTGTACCAGGCCAAACGCAACCTGTGGCGCGCCCGTTACGATTACGCCTTGAACGTGTTGCGATTGAAAGCCGCGGCCGGCACCCTGGTCGAAGACGATCTGGTCAAGGTTAACAGCTGGCTGGAGTGA
- a CDS encoding protein-L-isoaspartate O-methyltransferase family protein: protein MNIEKARFNMVEQQVRPWDVLDGRVLDLMASLPREQFVPGEYASLAFADVRIPLGHGQDMMPPREEGRLLQALNVQAGDTALEVGTGSGYVTALLASSARQVYSVDIIPEFVTSAQTKLNSLNLGSKVTLEVGDASAGWDHYGPYDVIAITGSLVKVPDSFKRSLKIGGRLFCIEGDLPAMTAKLITRTGEQSWNEESLFETVVARLINAPQSPQFRF from the coding sequence ATGAACATTGAAAAAGCCCGCTTCAACATGGTCGAGCAACAAGTGCGTCCTTGGGATGTGCTCGACGGCCGTGTCCTTGACCTGATGGCCAGTTTGCCGCGCGAACAGTTTGTGCCCGGCGAGTACGCTTCGTTGGCATTTGCCGACGTCCGCATCCCGCTTGGCCATGGTCAGGACATGATGCCGCCGCGGGAAGAGGGTCGGTTGTTGCAGGCCCTGAATGTTCAGGCGGGCGATACCGCACTGGAAGTCGGCACCGGTAGCGGCTATGTCACCGCGCTGCTGGCGAGCTCTGCCCGCCAGGTGTACAGCGTCGACATCATTCCGGAATTCGTGACCAGCGCCCAGACCAAGCTGAACAGCTTGAATCTGGGCAGCAAGGTGACGCTGGAAGTAGGCGATGCCTCGGCTGGCTGGGACCACTACGGTCCGTATGACGTGATTGCGATTACCGGTTCGTTGGTCAAAGTGCCGGACAGCTTCAAGCGCAGCCTGAAAATCGGCGGCCGGCTGTTCTGCATCGAAGGCGACCTGCCGGCCATGACCGCCAAGCTCATCACCCGCACCGGTGAGCAAAGCTGGAATGAAGAAAGCTTGTTTGAAACGGTGGTTGCGCGGTTGATCAATGCGCCGCAAAGCCCGCAGTTCCGGTTTTGA
- the thiC gene encoding phosphomethylpyrimidine synthase ThiC, protein MNAMPDQFLAQTATVSEDCTRPFPRSRKIYVTGSRPDLQVPMREISVTDTPTERGPEANSAITVYDSSGPYTDPSAQIDIRRGLPRLRESWITERADTELLSDFSSRYGRERNADASLKHMRFEFLHTPRKAKAGANVSQMHYARRGIITPEMEYIAIRENSRIEAVREAMLLRQHPGQSFGAAIPKLITADFVREEVARGRAIIPANINHPELEPMIIGRNFLVKINGNIGNSALGSSIEEEVEKLVWGIRWGADTMMDLSTGKNIHETREWIIRNSPVPVGTVPIYQALEKVGGKAEELNWDIFRDTLIEQAEQGVDYFTIHAGVLLRYVPLTAKRMTGIVSRGGSIMAKWCLAHHKENFLYTHFEEICEIMKAYDVSFSLGDGLRPGSIYDANDEAQFGELKTLGELTQIAWKHDVQTMIEGPGHVPMHLIKENMDKQLELCHEAPFYTLGPLTTDIAPGYDHITSAIGAAMIGWFGTSMLCYVTPKEHLGLPNKKDVKDGVIAYKIAAHAADLAKGHPGAQVRDNALSKARFEFRWEDQFNLALDPDTAREFHDETLPKDAHKAAHFCSMCGPQFCSMKITQDVRDYAAEHGMETIATQNIEVVLESGMEEKARQFRDSGADVFNKA, encoded by the coding sequence ATGAATGCCATGCCGGATCAATTTCTCGCCCAGACCGCCACCGTCTCCGAGGATTGCACCCGCCCGTTTCCGCGCTCGCGCAAGATTTATGTGACCGGTAGCCGGCCGGATTTGCAGGTGCCGATGCGCGAAATCAGCGTCACCGACACCCCGACCGAACGCGGCCCGGAAGCCAATTCGGCGATCACCGTTTACGACAGCTCGGGCCCGTACACCGACCCGTCTGCCCAAATCGACATCCGTCGCGGGCTGCCGCGGCTGCGCGAAAGCTGGATCACTGAGCGCGCCGACACCGAGCTGCTCAGTGATTTCAGCTCGCGCTACGGCCGTGAGCGCAATGCTGATGCCAGCCTCAAGCACATGCGCTTCGAGTTTCTGCATACGCCGCGCAAAGCCAAAGCCGGCGCCAACGTCAGCCAGATGCATTACGCCCGTCGGGGCATCATCACGCCGGAAATGGAATACATCGCCATTCGCGAGAATTCGCGTATCGAAGCGGTGCGTGAGGCAATGTTGCTGCGCCAGCACCCGGGCCAGTCATTCGGCGCCGCGATCCCGAAACTGATTACTGCTGATTTTGTTCGGGAAGAAGTAGCGCGCGGCCGGGCGATTATTCCGGCCAACATCAATCACCCGGAACTGGAGCCGATGATCATCGGCCGCAACTTCCTGGTGAAAATCAACGGGAATATCGGCAACTCGGCGCTTGGTTCCAGCATTGAAGAAGAAGTGGAAAAGCTGGTCTGGGGCATCCGCTGGGGCGCCGACACCATGATGGATCTCAGCACCGGCAAAAACATTCACGAAACCCGCGAATGGATCATCCGCAACTCGCCGGTGCCGGTCGGTACCGTGCCGATTTATCAGGCGCTGGAAAAAGTCGGCGGCAAGGCCGAAGAGCTGAACTGGGACATTTTCCGCGACACGCTGATCGAACAGGCCGAGCAGGGTGTCGATTACTTCACCATTCACGCCGGCGTGCTGCTGCGCTATGTGCCGTTAACCGCCAAGCGGATGACCGGCATCGTGTCGCGCGGCGGCTCGATCATGGCCAAGTGGTGCCTTGCGCACCACAAAGAGAATTTCCTGTACACGCATTTCGAAGAGATCTGCGAAATCATGAAGGCCTACGACGTCAGCTTCTCGCTCGGCGATGGCCTGCGCCCGGGCTCGATTTACGACGCCAACGACGAAGCCCAGTTCGGCGAATTGAAAACGCTGGGTGAGCTGACCCAAATCGCCTGGAAGCACGATGTCCAGACCATGATCGAAGGCCCCGGCCACGTGCCGATGCACCTCATCAAAGAGAACATGGACAAGCAGCTGGAGCTGTGCCACGAGGCGCCGTTCTACACGCTCGGGCCATTGACCACCGATATCGCTCCGGGCTACGACCACATCACCAGCGCCATCGGCGCCGCGATGATCGGTTGGTTTGGCACCTCGATGCTCTGTTACGTCACGCCCAAAGAGCACCTTGGCCTGCCGAACAAGAAAGACGTCAAGGATGGCGTGATCGCTTACAAGATCGCGGCCCACGCCGCCGATTTGGCCAAGGGCCATCCGGGCGCGCAGGTGCGTGACAATGCCTTGTCGAAAGCGCGCTTTGAATTCCGCTGGGAAGATCAGTTCAACCTGGCCTTGGATCCGGACACTGCCCGCGAATTCCACGACGAAACGCTGCCGAAGGATGCCCACAAGGCGGCGCATTTCTGCTCGATGTGCGGCCCGCAGTTCTGCTCGATGAAAATCACCCAGGATGTCCGCGACTACGCCGCTGAACACGGCATGGAGACCATTGCCACCCAGAATATCGAGGTGGTGCTGGAGTCTGGCATGGAGGAAAAAGCCCGGCAATTCCGCGACTCCGGCGCGGATGTCTTCAACAAAGCCTGA
- a CDS encoding NUDIX domain-containing protein, which yields MKPQFGKDDVEILSQEDLYKNYFRVEKVVFRHQRFAGGVSEPVTREVFMTRGAVSVLLYDPALDALVFVEQFRIGALASQRSPWQLEMVAGMLDKALPPAEIARREAMEEAGCRVEDLHFVGRFFTTPGCCNELFHVYAAKVDASGLAAHGGLPEEHEDIRIHVVPRQTAFDWLDAGHIENAMTVLALQWLRIHGTDW from the coding sequence ATGAAACCGCAATTCGGCAAAGACGATGTGGAAATCCTGAGTCAGGAAGATTTGTACAAAAACTACTTTCGGGTCGAAAAAGTGGTGTTCCGGCATCAGCGCTTTGCCGGTGGCGTCAGCGAGCCGGTGACGCGGGAAGTGTTCATGACCCGCGGTGCCGTGTCGGTGCTGCTGTACGACCCGGCGCTCGATGCGCTGGTGTTTGTTGAACAGTTCCGCATAGGCGCGCTGGCCAGCCAACGCTCACCTTGGCAGCTGGAAATGGTCGCCGGCATGTTGGACAAGGCGCTGCCACCGGCAGAAATTGCCCGGCGTGAAGCCATGGAGGAGGCCGGCTGCCGGGTTGAAGATCTGCATTTCGTTGGCCGCTTTTTCACCACCCCCGGCTGCTGCAATGAACTGTTCCATGTCTATGCAGCCAAAGTCGATGCCTCCGGTCTGGCTGCGCATGGCGGTTTGCCAGAGGAGCACGAGGATATCCGCATTCACGTGGTACCTCGGCAAACGGCGTTCGACTGGCTCGACGCCGGTCATATCGAAAATGCCATGACGGTGTTGGCGCTGCAGTGGCTGCGCATCCACGGCACCGATTGGTAA
- a CDS encoding DUF1249 domain-containing protein yields the protein MNAVLFRAKQQPRRYVPDLDRLLAGCERNYQTLTALVAVGDVGGRAGGKRALELATLDEDRYTTTLKVQEFDSVALGSASQWGVGARRMIVRLYHDARLAEVLQWHNRRVMQGSYPYPNAQMAQRDEKQRVTDFLTEWLASCQRRRVPVHCVRLTSVRAPVVRTGAS from the coding sequence ATGAACGCTGTGTTGTTTCGAGCCAAACAACAGCCGCGCCGTTACGTACCGGATCTCGACCGGTTACTGGCCGGCTGTGAACGCAATTACCAGACGCTGACTGCGCTAGTGGCCGTCGGCGATGTCGGTGGCCGCGCCGGTGGCAAGCGTGCACTGGAACTGGCGACGCTGGACGAAGACCGCTACACCACCACCCTGAAGGTTCAGGAGTTCGATTCGGTCGCTTTGGGCAGTGCTTCACAGTGGGGCGTCGGCGCCCGACGCATGATTGTGCGTTTGTACCATGATGCCCGTTTGGCGGAGGTGCTACAGTGGCACAACCGACGAGTGATGCAGGGTAGTTATCCTTACCCGAACGCACAGATGGCGCAGCGCGACGAAAAACAGCGAGTGACTGACTTCCTGACCGAATGGCTGGCGTCCTGCCAGCGTCGGCGCGTGCCTGTCCATTGTGTTCGGCTTACTTCTGTACGCGCACCCGTGGTGCGCACCGGAGCCTCCTGA
- the cpdA gene encoding 3',5'-cyclic-AMP phosphodiesterase, with protein MRHGTVPVHRLAARQNGVVELVQITDCHLFKDDSGKLLGLQTVHSLNAVLDDVATLPPQDLLLATGDLSQDGTPESYRRLREGVNRFAMPAFWIPGNHDEPTLMATELTGGNWSAAKRILVGNWQIILLDSMVPRRVYGKLKDEQLALVEQSLQEFPQHHALVVLHHHPVPVDCFWLDTIGLNNPEPLLAMLRAHNAKSVVLWGHIHQAFDQEQDGIRLLATPSTCVQFKPHSEDFQADTESPGYRLLRLHDDGRIETSVRRIDHMEFTVDYTVKGY; from the coding sequence ATGCGACATGGAACTGTCCCTGTTCATCGGCTTGCGGCTCGCCAGAATGGCGTGGTCGAGCTGGTCCAAATCACCGACTGTCACCTGTTCAAGGATGACAGTGGCAAGCTGCTGGGATTGCAAACCGTCCACTCGCTGAATGCGGTGCTCGACGATGTCGCGACCCTGCCGCCGCAGGACTTGTTGCTGGCGACCGGCGATCTGTCCCAGGACGGCACGCCCGAGTCTTACCGGCGCCTGCGCGAAGGCGTCAACCGCTTCGCCATGCCGGCATTCTGGATCCCTGGCAATCACGATGAACCGACCCTGATGGCGACCGAACTGACCGGCGGCAATTGGTCGGCAGCCAAGCGCATCCTGGTTGGCAACTGGCAGATCATTCTGCTCGACTCGATGGTGCCGCGCCGGGTTTACGGCAAGCTGAAAGACGAGCAACTGGCATTGGTCGAACAGTCATTGCAGGAATTTCCGCAGCACCATGCGCTGGTTGTGCTGCACCATCATCCGGTGCCGGTCGACTGCTTCTGGCTCGACACCATTGGTCTGAACAATCCCGAGCCCTTGCTGGCCATGCTGCGGGCGCACAACGCCAAGTCGGTGGTGCTGTGGGGCCATATCCATCAGGCCTTTGACCAAGAGCAGGACGGCATCCGGCTGCTGGCGACGCCCTCGACCTGCGTTCAGTTCAAACCGCATTCGGAGGATTTCCAGGCCGATACCGAAAGCCCGGGTTATCGCCTGCTGCGTCTGCACGACGACGGCCGCATCGAGACCAGCGTGCGCCGAATTGACCACATGGAATTTACGGTTGATTACACGGTGAAGGGCTACTGA
- a CDS encoding methyl-accepting chemotaxis protein, producing MFGFRDWPFRRKLLVPIIVLAAMLAIMMWVGMGATNRIGGLANDISGRLLPSVNLVLEADRDLYQALVAERALTAGLGDANKQRSDHSENLQQATDRIHKAAALHPDSKEIQAELRSFEQNFATWKQSSSALMNGGADSVAIEQAAGQFQSTRDTIDRMGDLIMKAATAADEEVASTRSSSATLQIILLLIGLAVCALLAWIFPPMIVGPLATLLSRIEDISHGDGDLTQRLDVQSEDELGKVAAAFNQFVAKLQQTLQRLIGHANEVSDAAGQLSGITKRADNLIGDQRSATEQVATAVHEMSSTVQAIAQTTSSAAQAAHSADADAKDGRTVVGQSVKAIEDLASDVGNASETIHKLELETANIGKVLDVIQGIAEQTNLLALNAAIEAARAGEQGRGFAVVADEVRTLAARTQQSTLEIQSMIQSLQGGARNAVSIMERGRSKADTSVERAKAAETSLSKITESVLKLTDMNTQIATAAEEQTAVTDDIARNVEAIRGIAGHSAEAARASAETGNRLAGYAEALQSEVAHFRV from the coding sequence ATGTTCGGATTTCGCGATTGGCCTTTCCGCCGCAAATTGCTGGTGCCGATTATCGTGTTGGCCGCCATGCTGGCCATCATGATGTGGGTCGGCATGGGCGCGACCAACCGTATCGGTGGCCTGGCCAATGATATTTCCGGCCGCTTGCTGCCCAGCGTCAATCTGGTGCTGGAAGCGGATCGCGATCTGTATCAGGCGCTGGTTGCCGAGCGCGCACTGACCGCCGGGCTCGGTGATGCCAACAAGCAACGCAGCGATCACAGCGAAAATTTGCAGCAGGCGACTGATCGGATCCACAAGGCGGCCGCCCTGCATCCGGACAGCAAAGAGATTCAGGCCGAGCTGCGCAGTTTCGAGCAGAATTTTGCCACCTGGAAGCAGAGCTCGTCGGCGCTGATGAATGGCGGTGCCGACAGTGTGGCGATAGAACAGGCTGCCGGCCAGTTTCAGAGTACCCGCGATACCATTGATCGGATGGGCGATCTGATCATGAAAGCGGCGACCGCCGCTGATGAAGAAGTCGCCAGCACCCGCAGCAGCAGCGCCACGCTGCAAATCATTCTGTTGTTGATCGGTCTGGCCGTCTGCGCTCTGCTGGCTTGGATTTTCCCGCCCATGATCGTCGGGCCGTTGGCAACGCTGCTGAGTCGTATCGAAGACATTTCGCACGGCGATGGCGATCTGACCCAGCGGCTGGACGTGCAAAGCGAAGATGAGCTCGGCAAAGTCGCGGCGGCGTTCAACCAGTTTGTCGCCAAGTTGCAGCAGACCTTGCAGCGCTTGATCGGCCACGCCAATGAAGTCAGTGACGCCGCCGGTCAGTTGTCCGGCATCACCAAACGCGCGGACAACCTGATTGGCGATCAACGCAGCGCAACCGAACAGGTGGCCACAGCGGTGCACGAAATGTCGAGCACGGTGCAGGCCATTGCCCAAACCACCTCATCGGCCGCGCAAGCTGCGCACAGTGCCGATGCAGATGCCAAAGATGGCCGCACAGTGGTGGGCCAGAGCGTAAAAGCCATTGAGGATTTGGCCAGCGATGTCGGCAATGCCTCGGAAACCATCCACAAGCTGGAATTGGAAACCGCCAACATCGGCAAAGTGCTCGATGTCATTCAGGGCATCGCCGAGCAAACCAATCTGCTGGCGCTGAATGCAGCGATTGAAGCGGCGCGTGCCGGTGAGCAGGGCCGCGGGTTTGCCGTGGTGGCCGATGAGGTGCGGACGCTGGCGGCACGCACCCAGCAAAGCACACTGGAAATCCAATCAATGATCCAGAGTCTGCAAGGCGGTGCCCGCAATGCCGTCAGCATCATGGAGCGTGGTCGCAGCAAGGCCGATACCAGTGTCGAGCGCGCCAAGGCTGCCGAAACGTCGCTCAGCAAGATTACCGAATCGGTTTTGAAACTGACCGACATGAACACCCAGATCGCCACGGCCGCAGAAGAGCAAACGGCGGTGACCGATGACATCGCGCGCAATGTCGAAGCCATTCGCGGCATTGCCGGCCACAGCGCGGAAGCGGCACGCGCCAGCGCTGAAACCGGCAACCGGCTGGCGGGTTATGCCGAGGCCCTGCAAAGCGAGGTGGCCCACTTCCGGGTCTGA
- a CDS encoding ChrR family anti-sigma-E factor yields MSASHHPSADWLLAYASGHMASAHALATAAHLSNCPHCQLQLSTLNELGGNLLEQLPPSAMSGDSWQKMLRRLEPGSDRAHSPATGNAANAINTGSTATASRSALPAPLQKLLPNGLPRKWTRLSGSVRQATLKQLPDGTLIALHHIRAGGKVPQHTHDGTEITLVLNGSFSDQHGLYQSSDFLVVDDSVEHTPTAVQNEDCLCLTVQSAPLRLTGPVGRWFNPLIRALY; encoded by the coding sequence ATGTCTGCAAGCCATCACCCGAGCGCGGACTGGTTACTGGCCTATGCCAGTGGTCACATGGCCAGCGCCCATGCGCTCGCCACCGCCGCGCATTTGTCGAACTGCCCGCACTGCCAGTTGCAACTGAGCACGCTCAATGAGCTCGGTGGCAATTTGCTGGAGCAATTGCCACCGAGCGCCATGAGCGGCGACAGCTGGCAAAAAATGTTGCGCCGACTGGAGCCGGGTTCCGACCGCGCGCACTCGCCCGCTACCGGCAATGCCGCCAATGCCATTAACACCGGATCGACAGCGACAGCGAGCCGTTCGGCGCTGCCGGCGCCACTGCAAAAACTGTTGCCCAATGGCTTGCCGCGCAAATGGACCCGGCTCAGCGGCAGTGTCCGGCAAGCGACCTTGAAGCAGTTGCCGGATGGCACGCTGATCGCGCTGCATCATATTCGGGCCGGTGGCAAAGTACCGCAGCACACCCACGACGGCACCGAAATCACGCTGGTGCTGAATGGTTCGTTTTCGGATCAACACGGCTTGTATCAGAGCAGCGATTTTCTGGTCGTCGATGACAGCGTTGAGCACACGCCGACCGCAGTGCAAAACGAAGACTGCCTGTGCCTGACCGTGCAGTCGGCACCGCTGCGACTGACCGGCCCGGTGGGCCGCTGGTTCAATCCGCTGATTCGCGCGTTGTATTGA
- a CDS encoding sigma-70 family RNA polymerase sigma factor has translation MASSDSRTSAPGAASRPGYNAATSSAARFAPRMVVNNVDKGKADTFAACLQRVARERCTESFGTLFQYFGPRIKAYFVRLGADPASAEELTQDTMLLVWRRAETYQQSKAGVSTWMFTIARNRYIDAKCRRIGPTELLPVDDLWPVLEDDSMPTDEQADLLLRGGELRLSMAQLPAAQAEVIEKAYFEDKSHQEIATELGVPVGTVKSRIRLALQRLHASFGQG, from the coding sequence ATGGCAAGCAGCGATTCACGCACTTCAGCACCGGGCGCCGCATCACGCCCGGGTTACAATGCGGCCACTTCTTCCGCTGCCCGGTTTGCCCCTCGCATGGTGGTCAACAACGTCGACAAGGGTAAGGCCGACACCTTCGCCGCCTGCCTGCAACGGGTCGCCCGCGAGCGCTGCACCGAGTCGTTCGGCACGCTGTTCCAGTATTTCGGCCCGCGCATCAAGGCCTACTTTGTCCGGCTCGGCGCCGATCCGGCCTCTGCCGAAGAATTGACCCAGGACACCATGCTGCTGGTCTGGCGCCGCGCAGAGACTTATCAGCAAAGCAAAGCCGGGGTCAGTACCTGGATGTTCACCATCGCCCGTAACCGCTACATCGACGCCAAATGCCGGCGCATCGGTCCAACCGAGCTGTTGCCCGTTGACGATTTGTGGCCGGTGCTGGAAGACGACAGCATGCCGACCGATGAACAGGCCGACTTGCTGCTGCGCGGTGGCGAGTTGCGGCTGTCAATGGCGCAACTGCCGGCGGCTCAAGCCGAAGTGATTGAGAAAGCTTACTTCGAAGATAAATCCCATCAGGAAATCGCCACGGAACTCGGCGTGCCGGTGGGCACGGTCAAATCGCGTATCCGGCTCGCACTGCAGCGGCTGCACGCCAGTTTTGGCCAAGGATAA